One Panicum virgatum strain AP13 chromosome 3N, P.virgatum_v5, whole genome shotgun sequence DNA segment encodes these proteins:
- the LOC120666448 gene encoding uncharacterized protein LOC120666448, which translates to MAAAAVAVKRAGCVLRPLPCSAAGASQERPRGCCLTRSAPSLADPPAIARAGLIPGFLSALFDVVVFFLSGLSAVRHCCPPRTPESQVETNGQVVPGPEYESPNLNGSIGTSSPQEHLTGKELLDSSAKNQSKEKKKTAILLYLKDLMVSCPSCAYNTRPVPGGLQF; encoded by the exons ATGGCTGCGGCCGCGGTCGCTGTCAAGCGCGCCGGCTGCGTCCTCCGGCCACTGCCGTGCTCCGCGGCCGGAGCCTCCCAAGAGCGGCCCCGTGGCTGCTGCCTCACAAGATCCGCTCCATCCCTCGCGGATCCGCCCGCTATCGCGCGCGCTGGTCTGATTCCTGGCTTCCTCAGCGCCTTGTTCGACGTTGTGGTCTTCTTCCTCAGCGGCCTGTCTGCCGTCCGCCATTGCTGTCCGCCCAGAACTCCTGAATCTCAG GTTGAAACTAATGGTCAGGTTGTACCTGGGCCTGAATATGAAAGTCCTAACCTGAATGGCTCCATTGGAACCTCCTCTCCTCAGGAGCACCTGACAG GTAAGGAATTGCTGGATTCGAGCGCCAAG AATCAaagcaaggaaaaaaaaaagactgccATTCTACTGTATTTGAAAGACTTGATGGTGTCCTGCCCCTCCTGCGCCTACAACACTAGACCTGTACCTGGCGGCCTCCAATTTTGA
- the LOC120666449 gene encoding uncharacterized protein LOC120666449 isoform X2, which translates to MVKGTHRGKVKDGAGAADSGSGVVAEASTSSAALAETSRTAAARRQPLRGVVRKGRQSPSALSVAVFLSKKGKLVRKKAGPSSSRRVRNASGHNRLGSVLADPCVQPHRFTLAELREITHDFSDEQLLGEGAFGKVYKGVLQNGDTIAVKRLKLTMAVIQDKQYENEARHLMRLKHPNIVQLVGYCSETEKKLVPYNGIFVYAEEFERLLCLEYLPKGNLRRHLSDEYSGLDWSTRYKIIEDFGLSRLFGEEQTRTCTRSCNGTPGYMAPEYIDKGIISKKLDIFSLGVIIIEIMTGHKEYPDETETSSQQYIELVLNKWRHRPRKAPGYTSGDIDYQQIKRCIQIGLLCVKFDQVKRPTIRQIIKMLDGTEGAEAECFDERKDDMDPRDNLGRCMDASKGFGFSDVAKARARSEVAKARASYTKVVCCDFSSDGKLLATGGHDKKVVLWGTEPLRPKSVLEEHSFLITDVRFSPSMSRLATSSFDKTVRVWDADNTDYSLRTFTGHSASVMSLDFHPNKEDMICSCDSDGEVRSWSINNGSCLTCVKVFKGGATQMRFQPCKGKYLAVASDKTIYILDGVTQHACRNPLQGHNKLIQSLCWDSAGDYLASVTEDSARIWSFTSGHDGEFVHELNCSRNKFYSCVFHPTYLSLLVIGCYESLELWDIREKNTMTFNNAHEGTISALAASSATGKVASVSHDRFVKLWK; encoded by the exons ATGGTTAAGGGCACCCACCGGGGCAAAGTGAAGGATGGTGCCGGTGCTGCTGACTCCGGCAGCGGTGTGGTGGCAGAGGCATCCACCAGCAGCGCTGCTTTGGCTGAAACCTCAAGAACAGCAGCGGCGCGACGACAGCCTCTGCGCGGTGTGGTGAGGAAAGGGCGTCAATCTCCTTCTGCTTTGTCTGTCGCTGTGTTTCTATCGAAGAAGGGGAAACTTGTGCGAAAAAAGGCAGGCCCATCGAGCTCTCGGAGAGTTCGCAACGCAAGCGGACATAATAGGCTGGGGAGCGTGTTAGCGGATCCATGTGTACAACCACACAGATTTACACTAGCAGAGTTGAGAGAGATCACACATGATTTCTCTGATGAGCAACTACTTGGCGAAGGTGCTTTCGGTAAGGTGTATAAG GGAGTCCTACAAAATGGGGATACAATTGCTGTGAAGAGGCTGAAGTTGACAATGGCAGTAATTCAGGATAAGCAATACGAGAATGAAGCCCGCCATCTGATGAGGCTTAAACACCCAAATATAGTGCAACTTGTAGGCTACTGTTCTGAAACAGAGAAGAAACTTGTGCCATACAACGGGATATTCGTTTATGCTGAGGAGTTTGAAAGGTTGCTTTGCTTGGAGTACCTGCCTAAAGGAAACCTTCGTAGGCATCTTTCAG ATGAATATTCTGGACTTGACTGGAGCACCCGCTACAAAATTATTGAGG ATTTCGGTTTGTCCAGGCTCTTCGGTGAAGAGCAAACTCGAACATGTACTAGAAGTTGTAATGGAACACC GGGTTACATGGCTCCAGAATACATAGACAAGGGTATAATCTCGAAAAAGTTAGACATATtcagtttgggggtgataatCATAGAAATAATGACGGGGCACAAGGAGTACCCTGATGAGACCGAAACATCATCCCAGCAATATATTGAGCTT GTGCTTAACAAATGGAGACATAGGCCCAGAAAAGCACCAGGGTATACATCTGGAGATATCGATTACCAGCAAATAAAAAGGTGCATTCAGATTGGTCTACTCTGTGTGAAATTTGATCAGGTGAAAAGGCCAACAATACGCCAAATTATCAAGATGCTTGATGGAACAGAAGGTGCAGAAGCAGAATGCTTCGACGAAAGAAAG GATGACATGGATCCTAGGGACAACTTGGGGCGCTGCATGGATGCTAGTAAAG GGTTTGGTTTTTCTGACGTTGCAAAAGCACGTGCGAGATCTGAGGTTGCAAAAGCACGTGCGAGTTATACCAAAGTTGTTTGTTGCGACTTCTCATCTGATGGCAAACTGCTTGCTACAGGTGGTCATGATAAAAAG GTTGTTTTGTGGGGTACAGAGCCCCTAAGGCCTAAATCTGTGCTGGAAGAGCACTCGTTTCTGATCACTGATGTTAGATTTAGCCCAAGCATGTCACGCCTTGCTACATCCTCCTTTGACAAAACTGTCCGGGTTTGGGATGCTGATAAT ACTGACTATTCGCTCCGGACTTTCACGGGACATTCAGCATCTGTTATGTCACTTGACTTTCATCCAAATAAAGAAGATATGATATGCTCCTGTGATAGTGATGGGGAAGTACGCAGCTGGAGCATAAATAATGGTAGCTGTCTTACCTGTGTTAAGGTGTTTAAG GGAGGTGCTACTCAGATGAgatttcaaccttgcaagggaaAATATCTAGCAGTTGCCTCGGATAAGACTATCTACATACTTGATGGGGTGACACAACATGCTTGTAGAAATCCCTTGCAG GGGCACAACAAGCTTATTCAATCGCTTTGTTGGGATTCTGCTGGTGACTATCTGGCTTCTGTCACTGAAGACTCGGCTAGAATATGGTCATTCACTTCTGGACATGATGGTGAATTTGTGCATGAGTTGAATTGTAGCAGGAACAAATTCTACTCGTGTGTTTTCCACCCAACTTATCTATCTTTGCTTGTAATTGGTTGTTACGAG TCTTTGGAACTTTGGGACATAAGGGAGAAGAACACCATGACCTTCAACAATGCACATGAGGGTACGATTTCAGCCCTAGCAGCATCCAGCGCAACAGGGAAGGTTGCCTCAGTAAGCCATGATAGATTTGTTAAGCTCTGGAAATGA
- the LOC120666449 gene encoding probable serine/threonine-protein kinase PBL12 isoform X1 produces MVKGTHRGKVKDGAGAADSGSGVVAEASTSSAALAETSRTAAARRQPLRGVVRKGRQSPSALSVAVFLSKKGKLVRKKAGPSSSRRVRNASGHNRLGSVLADPCVQPHRFTLAELREITHDFSDEQLLGEGAFGKVYKGVLQNGDTIAVKRLKLTMAVIQDKQYENEARHLMRLKHPNIVQLVGYCSETEKKLVPYNGIFVYAEEFERLLCLEYLPKGNLRRHLSDEYSGLDWSTRYKIIEGICYGLHYLHEEWQVTPIIHMDLKPANIMLDGNMVPKIADFGLSRLFGEEQTRTCTRSCNGTPGYMAPEYIDKGIISKKLDIFSLGVIIIEIMTGHKEYPDETETSSQQYIELVLNKWRHRPRKAPGYTSGDIDYQQIKRCIQIGLLCVKFDQVKRPTIRQIIKMLDGTEGAEAECFDERKDDMDPRDNLGRCMDASKGFGFSDVAKARARSEVAKARASYTKVVCCDFSSDGKLLATGGHDKKVVLWGTEPLRPKSVLEEHSFLITDVRFSPSMSRLATSSFDKTVRVWDADNTDYSLRTFTGHSASVMSLDFHPNKEDMICSCDSDGEVRSWSINNGSCLTCVKVFKGGATQMRFQPCKGKYLAVASDKTIYILDGVTQHACRNPLQGHNKLIQSLCWDSAGDYLASVTEDSARIWSFTSGHDGEFVHELNCSRNKFYSCVFHPTYLSLLVIGCYESLELWDIREKNTMTFNNAHEGTISALAASSATGKVASVSHDRFVKLWK; encoded by the exons ATGGTTAAGGGCACCCACCGGGGCAAAGTGAAGGATGGTGCCGGTGCTGCTGACTCCGGCAGCGGTGTGGTGGCAGAGGCATCCACCAGCAGCGCTGCTTTGGCTGAAACCTCAAGAACAGCAGCGGCGCGACGACAGCCTCTGCGCGGTGTGGTGAGGAAAGGGCGTCAATCTCCTTCTGCTTTGTCTGTCGCTGTGTTTCTATCGAAGAAGGGGAAACTTGTGCGAAAAAAGGCAGGCCCATCGAGCTCTCGGAGAGTTCGCAACGCAAGCGGACATAATAGGCTGGGGAGCGTGTTAGCGGATCCATGTGTACAACCACACAGATTTACACTAGCAGAGTTGAGAGAGATCACACATGATTTCTCTGATGAGCAACTACTTGGCGAAGGTGCTTTCGGTAAGGTGTATAAG GGAGTCCTACAAAATGGGGATACAATTGCTGTGAAGAGGCTGAAGTTGACAATGGCAGTAATTCAGGATAAGCAATACGAGAATGAAGCCCGCCATCTGATGAGGCTTAAACACCCAAATATAGTGCAACTTGTAGGCTACTGTTCTGAAACAGAGAAGAAACTTGTGCCATACAACGGGATATTCGTTTATGCTGAGGAGTTTGAAAGGTTGCTTTGCTTGGAGTACCTGCCTAAAGGAAACCTTCGTAGGCATCTTTCAG ATGAATATTCTGGACTTGACTGGAGCACCCGCTACAAAATTATTGAGGGTATTTGCTATGGTTTACATTATCTTCATGAGGAGTGGCAAGTTACCCCTATAATTCACATGGACCTGAAACCTGCAAACATAATGCTTGATGGCAATATGGTGCCAAAAATTGCAGATTTCGGTTTGTCCAGGCTCTTCGGTGAAGAGCAAACTCGAACATGTACTAGAAGTTGTAATGGAACACC GGGTTACATGGCTCCAGAATACATAGACAAGGGTATAATCTCGAAAAAGTTAGACATATtcagtttgggggtgataatCATAGAAATAATGACGGGGCACAAGGAGTACCCTGATGAGACCGAAACATCATCCCAGCAATATATTGAGCTT GTGCTTAACAAATGGAGACATAGGCCCAGAAAAGCACCAGGGTATACATCTGGAGATATCGATTACCAGCAAATAAAAAGGTGCATTCAGATTGGTCTACTCTGTGTGAAATTTGATCAGGTGAAAAGGCCAACAATACGCCAAATTATCAAGATGCTTGATGGAACAGAAGGTGCAGAAGCAGAATGCTTCGACGAAAGAAAG GATGACATGGATCCTAGGGACAACTTGGGGCGCTGCATGGATGCTAGTAAAG GGTTTGGTTTTTCTGACGTTGCAAAAGCACGTGCGAGATCTGAGGTTGCAAAAGCACGTGCGAGTTATACCAAAGTTGTTTGTTGCGACTTCTCATCTGATGGCAAACTGCTTGCTACAGGTGGTCATGATAAAAAG GTTGTTTTGTGGGGTACAGAGCCCCTAAGGCCTAAATCTGTGCTGGAAGAGCACTCGTTTCTGATCACTGATGTTAGATTTAGCCCAAGCATGTCACGCCTTGCTACATCCTCCTTTGACAAAACTGTCCGGGTTTGGGATGCTGATAAT ACTGACTATTCGCTCCGGACTTTCACGGGACATTCAGCATCTGTTATGTCACTTGACTTTCATCCAAATAAAGAAGATATGATATGCTCCTGTGATAGTGATGGGGAAGTACGCAGCTGGAGCATAAATAATGGTAGCTGTCTTACCTGTGTTAAGGTGTTTAAG GGAGGTGCTACTCAGATGAgatttcaaccttgcaagggaaAATATCTAGCAGTTGCCTCGGATAAGACTATCTACATACTTGATGGGGTGACACAACATGCTTGTAGAAATCCCTTGCAG GGGCACAACAAGCTTATTCAATCGCTTTGTTGGGATTCTGCTGGTGACTATCTGGCTTCTGTCACTGAAGACTCGGCTAGAATATGGTCATTCACTTCTGGACATGATGGTGAATTTGTGCATGAGTTGAATTGTAGCAGGAACAAATTCTACTCGTGTGTTTTCCACCCAACTTATCTATCTTTGCTTGTAATTGGTTGTTACGAG TCTTTGGAACTTTGGGACATAAGGGAGAAGAACACCATGACCTTCAACAATGCACATGAGGGTACGATTTCAGCCCTAGCAGCATCCAGCGCAACAGGGAAGGTTGCCTCAGTAAGCCATGATAGATTTGTTAAGCTCTGGAAATGA
- the LOC120666449 gene encoding transcriptional corepressor LEUNIG-like isoform X3 encodes MLRSLKGCFAWSTCLKETFVGIFQMNILDLTGAPATKLLRISVCPGSSVKSKLEHVLEVVMEHRKGYMAPEYIDKGIISKKLDIFSLGVIIIEIMTGHKEYPDETETSSQQYIELVLNKWRHRPRKAPGYTSGDIDYQQIKRCIQIGLLCVKFDQVKRPTIRQIIKMLDGTEGAEAECFDERKDDMDPRDNLGRCMDASKGFGFSDVAKARARSEVAKARASYTKVVCCDFSSDGKLLATGGHDKKVVLWGTEPLRPKSVLEEHSFLITDVRFSPSMSRLATSSFDKTVRVWDADNTDYSLRTFTGHSASVMSLDFHPNKEDMICSCDSDGEVRSWSINNGSCLTCVKVFKGGATQMRFQPCKGKYLAVASDKTIYILDGVTQHACRNPLQGHNKLIQSLCWDSAGDYLASVTEDSARIWSFTSGHDGEFVHELNCSRNKFYSCVFHPTYLSLLVIGCYESLELWDIREKNTMTFNNAHEGTISALAASSATGKVASVSHDRFVKLWK; translated from the exons ATGCTGAGGAGTTTGAAAGGTTGCTTTGCTTGGAGTACCTGCCTAAAGGAAACCTTCGTAGGCATCTTTCAG ATGAATATTCTGGACTTGACTGGAGCACCCGCTACAAAATTATTGAGG ATTTCGGTTTGTCCAGGCTCTTCGGTGAAGAGCAAACTCGAACATGTACTAGAAGTTGTAATGGAACACCGTAA GGGTTACATGGCTCCAGAATACATAGACAAGGGTATAATCTCGAAAAAGTTAGACATATtcagtttgggggtgataatCATAGAAATAATGACGGGGCACAAGGAGTACCCTGATGAGACCGAAACATCATCCCAGCAATATATTGAGCTT GTGCTTAACAAATGGAGACATAGGCCCAGAAAAGCACCAGGGTATACATCTGGAGATATCGATTACCAGCAAATAAAAAGGTGCATTCAGATTGGTCTACTCTGTGTGAAATTTGATCAGGTGAAAAGGCCAACAATACGCCAAATTATCAAGATGCTTGATGGAACAGAAGGTGCAGAAGCAGAATGCTTCGACGAAAGAAAG GATGACATGGATCCTAGGGACAACTTGGGGCGCTGCATGGATGCTAGTAAAG GGTTTGGTTTTTCTGACGTTGCAAAAGCACGTGCGAGATCTGAGGTTGCAAAAGCACGTGCGAGTTATACCAAAGTTGTTTGTTGCGACTTCTCATCTGATGGCAAACTGCTTGCTACAGGTGGTCATGATAAAAAG GTTGTTTTGTGGGGTACAGAGCCCCTAAGGCCTAAATCTGTGCTGGAAGAGCACTCGTTTCTGATCACTGATGTTAGATTTAGCCCAAGCATGTCACGCCTTGCTACATCCTCCTTTGACAAAACTGTCCGGGTTTGGGATGCTGATAAT ACTGACTATTCGCTCCGGACTTTCACGGGACATTCAGCATCTGTTATGTCACTTGACTTTCATCCAAATAAAGAAGATATGATATGCTCCTGTGATAGTGATGGGGAAGTACGCAGCTGGAGCATAAATAATGGTAGCTGTCTTACCTGTGTTAAGGTGTTTAAG GGAGGTGCTACTCAGATGAgatttcaaccttgcaagggaaAATATCTAGCAGTTGCCTCGGATAAGACTATCTACATACTTGATGGGGTGACACAACATGCTTGTAGAAATCCCTTGCAG GGGCACAACAAGCTTATTCAATCGCTTTGTTGGGATTCTGCTGGTGACTATCTGGCTTCTGTCACTGAAGACTCGGCTAGAATATGGTCATTCACTTCTGGACATGATGGTGAATTTGTGCATGAGTTGAATTGTAGCAGGAACAAATTCTACTCGTGTGTTTTCCACCCAACTTATCTATCTTTGCTTGTAATTGGTTGTTACGAG TCTTTGGAACTTTGGGACATAAGGGAGAAGAACACCATGACCTTCAACAATGCACATGAGGGTACGATTTCAGCCCTAGCAGCATCCAGCGCAACAGGGAAGGTTGCCTCAGTAAGCCATGATAGATTTGTTAAGCTCTGGAAATGA